Genomic segment of Streptomyces sp. NA02950:
CGTGGGCGCGATGTGGGCGTCCATCGCCGGTCTGCTCAAGGTCTACCGCGGCGTCAGCGAGGTGATCAGCACCATCATGCTGAACTCCCTCGGGGGCATTCTCATCAGCTATCTGCTGGTGGACGGCCGGCTGGGTGTGCTGGACAAGCAGACCAACATCGTGGCCACCAAAGCACTGCCGGAGTCCAGCCACTTCTTCACCATCCCGGCCGGTGGCGACCTGGACCCGATCTGGGGCTTCATCGTCGTCGCCGTCCTCGCCGGGGTCGGCTTCTGGTTCCTGCTGGGCCGCACCCGGTTCGGGTTCGACCTGCGCGCGGTGGGCCGCTCCGAGTCCGCCGCCGAGGCCAGCGGTGTCAACGTCAAGCGCATGGTCCTCACCAGCATGCTGCTCTCCGGCGCGATGGCCGGTCTGATCGGCATGCCCACCGTGCTGAACGACACCCACCAGTTCACCGCCGACTTCCCCGTGGGCGTCGGCTTCACCGGTATCGCCATCGCCCTGCTCGGCCGCAACAACCCGGTGGGTATCGGACTGGCCGCCGTGCTGTGGGGCTTCCTCGAGCGCGGTGCCAACCGCCTGGAGTTCGAGGGCTACGACAAGGAGATCGTCGGCGTGATGCAGGGCGTGATCGTCCTGTGCGTCGTCGTCGCATACGAACTGGTGCGCCGCTACGGCCTCAAGCGCCAGCAGCAGAAGGTCGGTGCGGAGCTCGCCGCCCAGGCCAAGGCCGCCAAGAGTGACAAGCAGGAGGTGCCGGCATGAGTGCCACGGTGACCACCACCAAGAGCACGACCACGCCGGGCAAGGCCACGGGATCCGCCCCCCGGATGTCCCTGGCCAAGGTGCTGCTGATCGTCGCGGGCGGCCTGATCGCGCTGTCGGTGCTGCGGACCTTCGTCGACGCCGCCCAGCAGGCGGACTTCGACCGCGTCACCTCCTCCGGCCAGATCGCCGCCGCGCTGTCCATGGCCGTTCCGATCGGTCTCGCGGGCCTCGGTGGTCTGTGGGCCGAGCGGGCCGGCGTGGTCAACATCGGCCTCGAGGGCATGATGATCCTCGGCACCTTCTTCGGTGCCTGGGCCGGTTACCAGACCAACCCCTGGATGGGGGTGCTCGCGGGCGTCCTCGGCGGTGCCCTGGGCGGGGTGGTCCATGCCGTCGCCACCGTCACCTTCGGGGTGGACCACATCATCTCCGGTGTGGCGATCAACATCCTCGCCCTCGGCGCCACCACCTACCTGGCCAAGCGCTGGTTCGAACCGCTGAGCGACATCGGTGGTTCGCCCAAGCAGTCCCCGCAGGTCGACGACCTCCCGTCGTTCACCGTGCCCGGTCTGTCCGACTGGCTGTCCACCCTGGAGAACCACCACTGGTTCCTGGTCTCGGACGTCGCCGGCATCCTCGGCGGTCTGGTCACCGACATCTCGGCGCTGACCGTGCTGACCGTGGTGCTGATCATCGGCAGCTTCTTCGTCCTGTGGAAGACCTCGTTCGGACTGCGCCTGCGGTCCTGCGGTGAGAACCCGACGGCGGCCGAGTCCCTGGGCGTCAACGTCTACCTGTACAAGTACCTGGCCGTGATCGCCTCCGGCGCCCTGGCCGGGCTCGGCGGTGTCTTCCTCGCCCTGGTCCGCTCGCACATCTACAACGAGGGCCAGACCGGCGGCCGCGGCTACATCGGCCTCGCGGCGATGCTCTTCGGCAACTGGCGGCCCGGCGGGCTGGCGATGGGCGCGGGCCTGTTCGGCTACTCCGACGCCCTCCAGCTGCGCAACGGCGGCGTGACCGTGCACGCGCTGCTCCTGCTGGTGGCACTCGGCCTCGCTGTGCTGGCGGGCTGGCGGCTCTTCCGCAAGAGTTATGTCGGAGGCGCGGTGGCCGGTGCCGGTGCGGTCCTGCTGATCGTCTGGTACCTGCTGTCGGAGACCGTCTCCAACGACCTGGTCGCCGGTACCCCGTACATCGTCACCCTGCTGGTGATGGGCATGGCCTCACAACGGCTGCGGATGCCCAAGGCCAACAACAGGCCCTACCGGAAGGGACAGGGCACATGAGCACACCCGCTGCGGCGGCTCCCGACTGGGAGTCGCTGCGCGCGGCGGCCCGGGACGCGATGTCCCGGGCCTACGCCCCGTACTCCCGCTTCCCGGTGGGCGCCGCGGCGCTCGTCGACGACGGCCGCACGGTCACCGGGTGCAATGTGGAGAACGCGGCCTACGGCGTCGCCCTGTGCGCCGAATGCGGACTGGTCTCGGCGCTCTTCGCCTCCGGCGGCGGCCGGCTGACCGCCTTCACCTGCTGCGATGCCGAGGGCGCCGTGCTGATGCCGTGCGGCCGCTGCCGCCAGCTGCTGTGGGAGCACGGTGGCCCCGGCCTCCGGATCGACACGGCCTCCGGAATCCGCCCGCTGGCCGAGCTGCTGCCGGACGCCTTCGGCCCCGCCGACCTCGAACGCCTCGGCGCTCCGGGCTAGGCCCGCCCCCGTCCCAGGAGTGCGGCCCGGCCGCCACCGGGCCGCACCCCCTCATTCCCCGGCGCCCCGACATCCGGCGCCCGCACCACGCGAGAAAGGGCCCGCACCTCACCATGGACGCCATCTCCGTCATCCGCGCCAAGCGCGACGGCGGCCGCCTCAGCGACGGCCAGATCGACTGGATCATCGACGCCTACACCCGCGGCGAGGTCGACCCCGAGCAGATGTCCGCGCTCGCGATGGCGATCTTCCTCAACGGGATGGACCGTGCGGAGATCGCCCGCTGGACCGCCGCCATGATCGCGTCCGGTGAACGGATGGACTTCTCCTCCCTCCCGCGCCCCACCGCCGACAAGCACTCCACCGGTGGTGTCGGCGACAAGATCACCCTGCCGCTGGCGCCCCTGGTGGCCGCCTGCGGCGCCGCCGTACCGCAGCTCTCCGGCCGCGGTCTCGGCCACACCGGCGGCACCCTCGACAAGCTGGAGGCGATCCCCGGCTGGCGGGCGCTGCTGTCCAACGACGAGATGTTGGCCGTGCTGCGGGAGGTCGGCTCGGTCATCTGCGCGGCGGGCGACGGCCTCGCCCCCGCCGACAAGAAGCTCTACGCGCTGCGCGATGTGACCGGGACGGTCGAGTCCATCCCGCTCATCGCTTCGTCGATCATGTCCAAGAAGATCGCCGAGGGCACCGGCTCGCTGGTGCTGGATGTGAAGGTCGGCTCCGGCGCCTTCATGAAGGACATCGACGCCGCCCGGGAGCTGGCCACCACGATGGTGGGCCTGGGCACCGACCACGGGGTGCGCACCGTCGCCCTGCTCACCGACATGTCCACCCCGCTCGGTCTGACGGCGGGCAACGCGCTCGAAGTCCGTGAATCCGTCGAGGTGCTGGCGGGCGGCGGCCCCGCCGATGTTGTCGAACTCACCCTCGCCCTGGCCCGCGAGATGCTCGACGCGGCGGGTCTGCCGGACGCCGATCCGGCCAAGGCCCTCGCGGACGGCTCCGCGATGGACCACTGGCGCCGCATGATCGCCGCCCAGGGCGGCGACCCCGACGCGGCGCTGCCGGTCGCCCGCGAGCGGCATGTGGTCCCGGCCGCCGCCGACGGCGTGCTCACCCGTCTCGACGCCTACGCGGTCGGTGTCGCCGCCTGGCGGCTCGGCGCGGGCCGCGCCCGCAAGGAGGACCCGGTCCAGGCGGGCGCCGGGATCGAGCTCCACGCCAAGCCGGGCGAGCGCGTCACCGCCGGTCAGCCGCTGCTGACCCTGCACACCGACACACCTTCGAGGTTCGACTACGCCCTCCGGGCCCTGGACGGCGCGGTGGACTACGCCCCGGCGGACACGGCGTTCAGCGCGCCCCCGATCGTGCTGGAGCGCATCGCGTAACGCGGCGCACCGACAGGGAAGGGCCGGACGGGCAGCTGCCCGTCCGGCCCTCTCGGTGTGTACGCGTTACTTCGGGGTGACCCAGACCTGCCGTTTGTAGCTGTTGGCCGAGTGGAGTTGGACCTTGGTGCTGTCGGCGGTGGAACCGCCCGTCACATCGAGGACCTTGCCCGAGGCGATGTGCACGATCTGGCCCTTGGCGTTGACCGACCACTTCTGCGACGCCTTGCCGGTGCAGTCGGAGAGCTGGATCTTGTTGCCGTTGGTGGCCGCGTTGCCCGCGTTGTCCAGGCACTTGCCGAGCGCGCGGAAGGTGCCGTCCCGCTCCAGCAGCCAGGACTGGGCGACGCCGCCGGTGCAGTGGTAGAGCTGGATCTGGGTGCCGTTGGCGGCCTTGCCGCCCTTGACGTCCAGGCACTTGCCGCCGAGGCCGGTCACCTTGCCCTGGGGCGAGAGGGTGGCCCCGGCGCCCTTGGCGAGGTGGCGCAGCCCCTGGACGTCGAACTGCTGGACGTAGGTGCCCGCGCGCTTGTCCGGGTAGGCATCGGCCGGGGTGCACATGACCGGCTTCTCGCCGGAGTCGCTGCCCTTGACGCAGTCGCCGCGGGTGGCGCTGCGGTTGGCGTGGGTCATGCCCAGCGTGTGCCCGATCTCATGGCTGATGTGATTGCGCATGAAGGTTTCACCCCAGGACGGCAGCGGTTTGCCGTCCGAGGTGAAGAACGAGCTGTCGATGTAGGCGTGGCCGCTGGTCACCGTGTCCGCCACGGACGAGGAGAAGAAGCCGCAGCTGAGGTTCTTGGTGCCGGAGCCGTCGTGGACCACCTTCCATCCGTGGCTGTCGCCGTCCGCGGGCGGTACGCAGGGACGCTTGAGCACGCCCATGACGATCTCGCCCTTGGGCCGCTGGTAGTCCCAGCCGACCGGCTTGGTGTCGACGGTGATCGGAAGGTGGGTGACCCGCCGGAGGTCCGTCGCCGACGCCTTCGCGTAACGGGACAGCCAGTCCGCGGACTTCTGGTCGTAGAACCTGATCGTGTAGCCGGTCGACAGCGATGTGCCCGGACCGGCCAGCTTCCAGCCCTCACCGTGGGGCGCGGCGGCCGCGGTCTTGAGCGGTGTGGCGGGCGCCTTCAGCGCCATCACACCGTTGTCGAAGGTGGCGTTGTCGGTGGCGGTCCCGGCGTTGTCCGTCACCGGCGCCGAAGCCGTGGACGGCCGTGCGGCCTTGGGCTGTTCCTCGTCGTCGGTGCCGAACGCGCTGGACGAGAGCACTCCGCCGGTGATCGCCGCCGCGGCACACACCGCGACGACGGATATCCGGCGCTTCCTGCTCATGCGCCGCTTTCTGTTGGATCGCAAGTCCCCGTTGCCCTTTCATGGAAAGAACTCTTGCCGATTGCGGGTCTTCACCTGCCGGAAGCCCGAGTTGATCAGATGTTAGTCGAGCAACTGACCCCTTCTGCTCAGCAGGAAGCGTTTGAAGGCCGCCACCGGCGGAGTGTCCGGATGGCCGTCCAGCCAGGCGACGCCGATCTCCCGCACCGCGCGCGGCGCGGTGACCGTCAGCTCCGCCACCCCGGGGCGCGGCACCGCCGGGGGCGGCAGCAGGGCCACCCCGAGTCCGGCGGCCACCAGACCCCGGATGGTCTCGGCCTCCTCGCCCTCGAACGCGATCTTCGGGGTGAATCCCGCCTCGGCGCACAGCGCGTCGGTGATACGGCGCAGCCCGTAGCCCGGTTCAAGGGTGACGAAGACCTCGGAGGCGGCCTCGGCCAGACGGATCCGGCGGCGGCCCGCCAGCCGGTGGTCGTCCGGCACCACCAGCCGCAGCCGCTGCTCGTCCAGCCGACGCGCGACGAGGTCGGGGGCGTCGGGCATGGGTGAGGTCAGACAGAGGTCGAGACCGCCCGCCCGCATCCGCTCGATCATCGCTTCGCCGTAGTTCTGGACCAGCTGGAAGCGGACCCGCGGATGGTCCACCCGGAAGGCGCGGAGCAGTCCGGGCACCGTCTCCGAGCCGAGGGTGTGCAGAAAGCCGAACGAGACGCGTCCGGCGGCGGGATCGGCGTCCGCCCGCACCGACTCGGCGGCGCGGTCCACCTCGGCGAGGGCCCGTTCGACCGAGCGCAGAAACGTCCGGCCCGCCGGGGTGAGCGCCACCGTACGGCCGCGCCGGGCGAACAGCGCGACGCCGAGGTCCTCCTCCAGCCGGACCATCGCCCGGCTGAGCGTCGACTGCGGCACCCCGAGCTCCTGGGCGGCCCGGGTGACGTGTTCGTGGCGGGCGACGGCGGCGAACTGGGCGAGCCGCGGGGTGAGGGCCTCCGCCCAGGACTCCTCCTCCATTCCCGCTGTCACCGGAATGTCGTGTTCGTAACTGATGTGTGACACGCGCGCCCCTGACCTCGGCTCATGCTGTGATGGAACGATTATCTCCATTCCGTGCATTGGACGCATCAACCGTGGGTACGTACGGTCGAATCATGCCTCCCGCTGATACCGGGGCGTCCACCGGGAACCACCGTGTGGACGCCTCCCCCGCGCTGTCCTCCGCACCCGTCTCCACCCGTTCCGCGGCCGGGGCCGTGCCCGCTCCCGAGCGGATGAGCCCGGGCCGCCCCGGCTACGTCCGGATGCGGTTCGCCCTCTTCACCGCCGGGCTCGCGACCTTCGCCCTGCTCTACTCGACCCAGGCGCTGCTGCCCGCGATCTCCGACGACCTCCATGTGCAGGCCGACCAGGCCAGCTGGACCGTCTCCGCGGCCACCGCGGCCCTGGCCCTCGCGGTGCTGCCGCTGAGCGCCCTGTCCGAGCGGTTCGGCCGCCGCGCCATGATGACCGGCTCGCTCACGGTCGCGGTGGCGCTCGCCCTGCTGGTGCCGTACGCCCCGGACCTGGGCTGGCTGATCGGACTGCGCGCGGTCCAGGGCGCCGCCCTGGCCGGGATCCCGGCCTCGGCGATGGCGTACCTCTCGGAGGAGGTGCAGCCCAAGGCGCTGGTCGGCGCGATCGGGCTGTTCGTGGCGGGCAACAGCGTCGGCGGTATGAGCGGCCGGATCCTCACCGGCTGGGTGGCCGACGGCTACGGCTGGCGGACCGCGCTGGCCGCGGTCGGCGTCATGGCGCTGCTGTGCGCGGTCGCCTTCCGGCTGCTGCTGCCCCCGGCCCGGCACTTCACCCCGGCCGCGGTGAGCCCGCGTGCCCTGGCCCGTACCGTCGCCGGACACCTCGCCGACCCGCTGCTGTGCCGTCTGTACGCGATCGGCGCGCTGTTCATGACGGTCTTCGGCGCGGTCTACACGGTCATCGGCTACCGGCTGGTGGCCGAACCGTTCGGCCTCTCGCAGTCCCTGATCGGCTCGATCTTCCTGATCTACCTGGTGGGCACGGTCTCCTCGGCCGCGACCGGCAAGCTGGTCGGCCGGCTCGGCCGGCGCGGCGCCCTGTACGTGGCCGTGACCACCACGGCGGCCGGACTGCTGCTGTCCCTGCTGAACTCGATCGGCGCGGTGCTGCTCGGCCTGGTGCTGATCACCGCGGGCTTCTTCGCGGGCCACGCGGCGGCCTCCTCGGCGGTCAGCCGGACCGCCAAGACCGGCCGCGCCCAGGCCGCGGCGCTCTACCAGGCGTCGTACTACATCGGCAGCAGCGCGGGCGGCGCGCTGGGCGCGCTCGCCTTCCACGCGGCCGGATGGGCGGGAACGGTCCTGCTGGGCCTGGTGGCCGTGGTGGCCGCGGCGGCGATCACGCTCTACGCGACCCGCAAGGCCCAGGTCGAACGCCGGGCGGAGGTCGCCCGCCGGGCCCTCCGCGGCCTCCCCGCCTGACCCCACCCCTCCAGCCCGGAGGGGCCGCCCCGCCCCTGTCCAGCGACGGCGCCCCCTCCGCCCCGGCCCCCGGGGCGCGCGATCCGCGCCCCGGGGGCCGCCCCATGCCCGCCGCCTGTGCCTCCGTCCGGAGCGGCAGGAGACGGGGGCGCCTGACTTCCCGGTGCGTACAGCCGCGTGCCCACCCGCGCTCGGGGCTCACGCCCCCGCCCGCTCCGGGGTCTTGCCGTCGGACCCCGTGCGGCCTCGGGGCCAGCACGCCCCCGGGTGGTCCACAACCTCCGCCCGCTCCACGCCTCTTGACGCCGGACGCCGCCCCGCCGCGCACGCCTCCTGACGCCGCCCCGCCGCGCACGCCGCCCCGCCGCGCACGCGGACCCGCCTGCGGCGGTGGTCCGCCCGCCCCCGCATGGGACGCACGCCCCTGGCCCCGGCCCGCACGGCGGTAGCACCCCGGGGGCGCGGCATCCGCGGTGCGGCGCGGCGTGCCGCCTGTGGCGGGGTGCCCGCGCGGCGCCCGCCCCGGGCCCCGGGCTTCGGCGGGCAGCGCGTGTTCGTCCGCGCCCGGGGCGCATACGGTCCCCCCTCGCAAGGGGGCCGCATGCGCCCCGGGCCGGCGGCCCTGGGGCCCGTCTCCGGGCCGCCCTAGCGGTGGAGGGTCGAGCCGAAGCCCGCTGCCAGTGGCATCCGCAGGCCCAGCGGGGGAGGGGCCGCCAGGGCGTCGGCCACGGGGCGGGAGTAGCCCGTGGCGAAGAGCGAGCCGAGGAGGAAGTCCACGGTCAGGGCCTGGACTTCGGAGCGGTGCTGGTGCAGGCCGTGGCCGTCGGTGTGCACCTCGAAGCGGCAGACGTTCCGGTTGACCTTCTTGGCCCGCTCCGCCAGCCGGTAGGACAGATCGGGGTCGGTGCGCTCGTCGTTGGTCCCGTGGGCGATCAGCACCTGCCGTCCCACGAGCTGTTTCACCGGATCGGGTGCCAGGGCCGCGTCGGGTTCCGGGAGCCAGGGGGCGAGGGCGACCACCGAGCTGACGGCCGGGTGCCCGGCGGCGCGGAGGGCGGCGCGGCCGCCCATGCCGTGGCCGGTGAGGCAGACCGGCACATCGCCGTAGAGCCGCCCCACCTCGTCCGCGGCCCACTCGGCGTCCGCGGCGGGATCCGCGTCGGAGCCGTTCCATCCGCGGTGCCGGTAGTGGACGACATGGGCGGCCAGGCCCTCGTCCTGACCGGCGCGCACCAGTCTTCGGGCCAGTGGCAGCACTGCCGCCGCCGACATCCGGGTGGGGCGCCGGGTACCGACGGCCTCCCCTCCCGGGAGCAGCAGCACCACACCGTGTACGGTCCTCCGCGCGGCGGCCGCGCCCATCGGCCGCCCCAGCCGTGCGCCCCGTTCGGGCAACGCTTGCTGAGCCATTCCGACACGATCGCAGAAGGACTGGTGTACTCCACTACCCGTGCGGGTCACTGTTCCGTATCTATCCCACCCGTTCTACGCGCGTAGGGGCTAGGCTTCGCAGATGACGAGCGAGCACACCCACCAACCCACCCCCGAACAGATCCGCCGCGCCCCCAAGGTGCTGCTGCACGACCACCTCGACGGCGGGCTGCGGCCCGGCACCATCGTCGACCTCGCCCGCGAGACGGGGTACGACGCGCTGCCGGAGACCGAGCCGGACAAACTGGGCGTCTGGTTCCGCGAGGCCGCCGACTCCGGTTCGCTGGAGCGCTACCTCGAGACCTTCTCGCACACCTGCGCCGTCATGCAGACCCGGGACGCGCTGGTCCGGGTCGCCGCCGAGTGTGCCGAGGACCTCGCCGCCGACGGTGTCGTCTACGCCGAGGTGCGCTACGCCCCGGAGCAGCACCTCGAGCAGGGGCTGAGCCTGGAGGAGGTCGTCGAGGCGGTCAACGAGGGCTTCCGCGAGGGCGAGCGGCGGGCCCGCGAGGAAGGCCACCGCATTCGCGTCGGCGCGCTGCTCACCGCGATGCGCCACGCGGCCCGCGCCCTGGAGATCGCCGAACTCGCCAACCGCTACCGCGACCTCGGCGTCGTCGGCTTCGACATCGCGGGCGCCGAGGCGGGCTTCCCGCCCACCCGCCACCTGGATGCCTTCGAGTATCTGAAGCGGGAGAACAACCACTTCACCATCCACGCGGGCGAGGCGTTCGGCCTGCCGTCCATCTGGCAGGCGCTCCAGTGGTGCGGTGCCGACCGGCTCGGCCACGGCGTCCGCATCATCGACGACATCGAGGTGGCGGACGACGGCAGCACCACCCTCGGCCGGCTCGCCTCCTACGTCCGGGACAAGCGCATCCCGCTGGAGCTGTGCCCGACCTCCAACCTCCAGACGGGCGCGGCCACTTCGTACGCCGAGCACCCCATCGGGCTGCTGCGCCGACTGCATTTCCGTGCCACCGTCAACACGGATAATCGTCTCATGGGTGGGACGAGTATGAGCGCTGAATTCCAGCATCTCGTATCAACATTTCAC
This window contains:
- a CDS encoding LysR family transcriptional regulator, whose product is MEIIVPSQHEPRSGARVSHISYEHDIPVTAGMEEESWAEALTPRLAQFAAVARHEHVTRAAQELGVPQSTLSRAMVRLEEDLGVALFARRGRTVALTPAGRTFLRSVERALAEVDRAAESVRADADPAAGRVSFGFLHTLGSETVPGLLRAFRVDHPRVRFQLVQNYGEAMIERMRAGGLDLCLTSPMPDAPDLVARRLDEQRLRLVVPDDHRLAGRRRIRLAEAASEVFVTLEPGYGLRRITDALCAEAGFTPKIAFEGEEAETIRGLVAAGLGVALLPPPAVPRPGVAELTVTAPRAVREIGVAWLDGHPDTPPVAAFKRFLLSRRGQLLD
- a CDS encoding cytidine deaminase; this encodes MSTPAAAAPDWESLRAAARDAMSRAYAPYSRFPVGAAALVDDGRTVTGCNVENAAYGVALCAECGLVSALFASGGGRLTAFTCCDAEGAVLMPCGRCRQLLWEHGGPGLRIDTASGIRPLAELLPDAFGPADLERLGAPG
- a CDS encoding adenosine deaminase; translation: MTSEHTHQPTPEQIRRAPKVLLHDHLDGGLRPGTIVDLARETGYDALPETEPDKLGVWFREAADSGSLERYLETFSHTCAVMQTRDALVRVAAECAEDLAADGVVYAEVRYAPEQHLEQGLSLEEVVEAVNEGFREGERRAREEGHRIRVGALLTAMRHAARALEIAELANRYRDLGVVGFDIAGAEAGFPPTRHLDAFEYLKRENNHFTIHAGEAFGLPSIWQALQWCGADRLGHGVRIIDDIEVADDGSTTLGRLASYVRDKRIPLELCPTSNLQTGAATSYAEHPIGLLRRLHFRATVNTDNRLMGGTSMSAEFQHLVSTFHYTLDDMQWFTVNAMKSAFIPFGERLAMINDVIKPGYHELKSEWLFRQVASTSAVTRDSAGEDS
- a CDS encoding ABC transporter permease, which translates into the protein MKKFDKERVLLAVAAPLLAIVSAFLLTALVLAATGKAPFDAFGVMFDYGIKSDSQVYILNKATTYYLAGLAVAIGFRMNLFNIGVDGQYRLGAFFGAAAGGAMGLPGLVQIPLIILVAMLVGAMWASIAGLLKVYRGVSEVISTIMLNSLGGILISYLLVDGRLGVLDKQTNIVATKALPESSHFFTIPAGGDLDPIWGFIVVAVLAGVGFWFLLGRTRFGFDLRAVGRSESAAEASGVNVKRMVLTSMLLSGAMAGLIGMPTVLNDTHQFTADFPVGVGFTGIAIALLGRNNPVGIGLAAVLWGFLERGANRLEFEGYDKEIVGVMQGVIVLCVVVAYELVRRYGLKRQQQKVGAELAAQAKAAKSDKQEVPA
- a CDS encoding ABC transporter permease, which gives rise to MSATVTTTKSTTTPGKATGSAPRMSLAKVLLIVAGGLIALSVLRTFVDAAQQADFDRVTSSGQIAAALSMAVPIGLAGLGGLWAERAGVVNIGLEGMMILGTFFGAWAGYQTNPWMGVLAGVLGGALGGVVHAVATVTFGVDHIISGVAINILALGATTYLAKRWFEPLSDIGGSPKQSPQVDDLPSFTVPGLSDWLSTLENHHWFLVSDVAGILGGLVTDISALTVLTVVLIIGSFFVLWKTSFGLRLRSCGENPTAAESLGVNVYLYKYLAVIASGALAGLGGVFLALVRSHIYNEGQTGGRGYIGLAAMLFGNWRPGGLAMGAGLFGYSDALQLRNGGVTVHALLLLVALGLAVLAGWRLFRKSYVGGAVAGAGAVLLIVWYLLSETVSNDLVAGTPYIVTLLVMGMASQRLRMPKANNRPYRKGQGT
- a CDS encoding RICIN domain-containing protein yields the protein MSRKRRISVVAVCAAAAITGGVLSSSAFGTDDEEQPKAARPSTASAPVTDNAGTATDNATFDNGVMALKAPATPLKTAAAAPHGEGWKLAGPGTSLSTGYTIRFYDQKSADWLSRYAKASATDLRRVTHLPITVDTKPVGWDYQRPKGEIVMGVLKRPCVPPADGDSHGWKVVHDGSGTKNLSCGFFSSSVADTVTSGHAYIDSSFFTSDGKPLPSWGETFMRNHISHEIGHTLGMTHANRSATRGDCVKGSDSGEKPVMCTPADAYPDKRAGTYVQQFDVQGLRHLAKGAGATLSPQGKVTGLGGKCLDVKGGKAANGTQIQLYHCTGGVAQSWLLERDGTFRALGKCLDNAGNAATNGNKIQLSDCTGKASQKWSVNAKGQIVHIASGKVLDVTGGSTADSTKVQLHSANSYKRQVWVTPK
- a CDS encoding S9 family peptidase; this encodes MAQQALPERGARLGRPMGAAAARRTVHGVVLLLPGGEAVGTRRPTRMSAAAVLPLARRLVRAGQDEGLAAHVVHYRHRGWNGSDADPAADAEWAADEVGRLYGDVPVCLTGHGMGGRAALRAAGHPAVSSVVALAPWLPEPDAALAPDPVKQLVGRQVLIAHGTNDERTDPDLSYRLAERAKKVNRNVCRFEVHTDGHGLHQHRSEVQALTVDFLLGSLFATGYSRPVADALAAPPPLGLRMPLAAGFGSTLHR
- a CDS encoding MFS transporter; amino-acid sequence: MPPADTGASTGNHRVDASPALSSAPVSTRSAAGAVPAPERMSPGRPGYVRMRFALFTAGLATFALLYSTQALLPAISDDLHVQADQASWTVSAATAALALAVLPLSALSERFGRRAMMTGSLTVAVALALLVPYAPDLGWLIGLRAVQGAALAGIPASAMAYLSEEVQPKALVGAIGLFVAGNSVGGMSGRILTGWVADGYGWRTALAAVGVMALLCAVAFRLLLPPARHFTPAAVSPRALARTVAGHLADPLLCRLYAIGALFMTVFGAVYTVIGYRLVAEPFGLSQSLIGSIFLIYLVGTVSSAATGKLVGRLGRRGALYVAVTTTAAGLLLSLLNSIGAVLLGLVLITAGFFAGHAAASSAVSRTAKTGRAQAAALYQASYYIGSSAGGALGALAFHAAGWAGTVLLGLVAVVAAAAITLYATRKAQVERRAEVARRALRGLPA
- a CDS encoding thymidine phosphorylase: MDAISVIRAKRDGGRLSDGQIDWIIDAYTRGEVDPEQMSALAMAIFLNGMDRAEIARWTAAMIASGERMDFSSLPRPTADKHSTGGVGDKITLPLAPLVAACGAAVPQLSGRGLGHTGGTLDKLEAIPGWRALLSNDEMLAVLREVGSVICAAGDGLAPADKKLYALRDVTGTVESIPLIASSIMSKKIAEGTGSLVLDVKVGSGAFMKDIDAARELATTMVGLGTDHGVRTVALLTDMSTPLGLTAGNALEVRESVEVLAGGGPADVVELTLALAREMLDAAGLPDADPAKALADGSAMDHWRRMIAAQGGDPDAALPVARERHVVPAAADGVLTRLDAYAVGVAAWRLGAGRARKEDPVQAGAGIELHAKPGERVTAGQPLLTLHTDTPSRFDYALRALDGAVDYAPADTAFSAPPIVLERIA